In a single window of the Dreissena polymorpha isolate Duluth1 chromosome 3, UMN_Dpol_1.0, whole genome shotgun sequence genome:
- the LOC127874978 gene encoding 26S proteasome non-ATPase regulatory subunit 8-like has protein sequence MASLKEIVIMYQSLKREWDKKPANLDRCGELLSKLKIALTQVSFLPTDESAPSKQELLVARDILEVGAQWAIAKKDIPAFERYMAQLKCYYMDYKENLPESTYKYQLLGLNLLCLLSQNRVAEFHTELELLPVKELQNNIYIKHPVSMEQYLMEGSYNKVFLAKGNVPAENYNFFINILLDTIRNEIAGCIEKAYEKIALNETARMLFFESVKQMKEYAQQRKWELKTDGFFYFVQEENETDDVIPAKELAEQTIMYARELEMIV, from the exons ATGGCGTCTCTGAAAGAAATTGTGATCATGTATCAAAGTTTAAAGCGAGAATGGGACAAGAAACCAGCAAATCTAGATAGATGTGGCGAattattatcaaaattaaaa ATTGCCTTGACTCAAGTGTCATTTTTGCCAACAGATGAGTCTGCTCCTTCAAAACAAGAACTGCTTGTTGCTA gAGATATTCTGGAAGTTGGTGCTCAGTGGGCAATAGCTAAGAAAGACATACCAGCATTTGAACGATACATGGCTCAACTTAAATGCTACTACATGGATTATAA AGAAAATCTACCGGAGTCAACTTACAAGTACCAACTTCTGGGATTGAATCTCCTCTGTCTCCTATCACAGAACAGAGTGGCAGAATTCCACACG GAGTTGGAGTTGCTGCCAGTGAAGGAACTTCAGAACAACATCTACATCAAACACCCAGTCTCTATGGAGCAGTACCTCATGGAAGGAAGTTACAACAAG GTGTTTCTTGCGAAAGGAAATGTGCCTGCAGAAAACTACAATTTCTTCATCAACATTCTCCTTGACACAATCAG GAATGAGATAGCAGGTTGTATAGAGAAGGCGTATGAGAAGATAGCACTGAATGAGACTGCTAGAATGCTGTTCTTTGAGTCTGTGAAACAGATGAAAGAATATGCACAACAG CGTAAATGGGAGCTAAAAACAGACGGGTTTTTCTATTTTGTTCAAGAAGAAAATGAAACGGATGATGTGATACCAGCTAAGGAGTTAGCAGAACAGACTATAATGTACGCACGAGAACTTGAAATGATTGTGTAG
- the LOC127874977 gene encoding kynurenine 3-monooxygenase-like, with amino-acid sequence MKSVIIVGGGLVGALHACFMAQRGFKVDLYEMRPDIRTLEVVRGRSINLSLSARGREALRRVGLEDIVVQTGIPMYARMIHDVDGTRRPIPYGKKDQYIMSVDRRHLNEVLLTEAEKVPNVTMHFEHKVMECDFDKGTVSFRKNDGSVVTATADLIVGCDGAFSGVRQQIMKKTLFDYEQVFIPHGYMELNMPPAAGDHFAMEVNYLHIWARNEFMMIALPNQDKTYTCTLFMPFDIFRTLTTKEAVRKFFQDTFPDSIPLLGEEYVTETVSTSKALPLISVKCSPYHVKDKAVILGDAAHAMVPFYGQGMNCGFEDCIVFDDLLNKHNNDIGATLAEYTETRSVDAKAIVDLALYNYIEMRESVNSRMFLLRKKLDNFLYWLFPNTWVPLYTSVSFSRIRYHQCIKNKQWQDRVLRRAMYVGVSGLLAVGYCALTRPQYFRLSLPVQLEDFVNRVRPSWLERICF; translated from the exons ATGAAATCTGTTATAATTGTCGGAGGTGGTCTG GTGGGAGCCCTGCACGCGTGTTTTATGGCACAGCGAGGGTTCAAGGTGGATCTCTACGAGATGAGGCCAG ATATCCGGACGCTGGAGGTTGTGCGGGGTCGAAGTATCAACCTGTCGTTGTCCGCTAGGGGCCGGGAGGCGCTGCGCCGGGTGGGACTAGAGGACATAGTCGTGCAGACCGGTATACCCATGTATGCCCGCATGATACATGACGTCGATGGTACCCGGCGCCCTATACCGTATGGCAAAAAGGACCAG tACATCATGTCAGTGGACAGACGACACCTTAACGAGGTCTTGCTCACAG AGGCGGAAAAGGTTCCGAATGTGACCATGCACTTCGAACATAAAGTGATGGAGTGTGACTTCGACAAAGGCACCGTTAGCTTCCGAAA AAATGACGGCAGCGTGGTGACGGCGACTGCGGATCTGATAGTGGGCTGTGATGGGGCGTTCTCGGGCGTGCGGCAGCAGATAATGAAGAAGACTCTGTTCGACTACGAGCAGGTGTTCATACCGCATGGCTACATGGAACTCAACATGCCGCCGGCCGCGGGGGACCAC TTCGCGATGGAGGTGAACTACCTGCACATCTGGGCACGTAACGAGTTTATGATGATCGCGCTGCCCAACCAAGACAAGACCTACACTTGCACGCTCTTCATGCCGTTCGACATCTTCCGGACGCTGACGACCAAGGAGGCCGTGCGGAAATTCTTCCAGGATACATTTCCGGACTCCATCCCGCTACTTGGAGA AGAGTATGTCACAGAGACCGTGTCTACAAGCAAGGCTCTTCCGTTAATCTCAGTTAAG TGTTCCCCGTACCACGTGAAGGACAAGGCGGTGATCCTAGGGGACGCTGCCCACGCCATGGTGCCCTTCTACGGACAGGGCATGAACTGT GGTTTCGAGGACTGTATAGTGTTTGATGACCTTCTGAACAAGCACAACAACGACATAG GTGCTACACTGGCCGAGTACACGGAGACCAGGTCGGTGGACGCCAAGGCTATCGTAGACCTCGCCTTATACAACTACATCGAG atGCGCGAGTCCGTGAATTCCCGGATGTTCCTGTTGCGAAAGAAGTTGGACAACTTCCTGTACTGGCTGTTCCCCAACACGTGGGTCCCGCTGTACACATCG GTATCATTTTCGAGGATTCGCTACCACCAGTGTATCAAGAATAAACAGTGGCAAGATAGG GTCTTGAGGCGGGCTATGTACGTCGGCGTTTCGGGCCTCCTAGCAGTAGGGTACTGCGCGCTCACGAGACCACAATACTTCCGGCTCTCACTTCCGGTTCAACTTGAGGACTTTGTCAACAGAGTGCGACCGTCATGGCTTGAAAGAATATGCTTCtag